AAGGCGACGAACGACAGGCTGTGGATCGCCGGACGCTTCAGCGTCATCACCGAATAGAAGCCGAACACCACGAGTGCGGAGACGAAGATGACGTCGCCGCGGTTGAACTCGATTCCCCTGAGCCTGGTGAGGTCGCCATGCAGCAGGATCGCCAGTACCCCGATCATCGACAGCACGACGCCGAAGGCCTGCGCCAGCGTCAGCCGCACGCCGAGCAGGATCAGCGACCACACCGCGATGATCAGCGGCGCGGCCGACTGCAACAGCAGCGTGTTCAGCGCCTGGGTATATTCCAGCGCCAGGTATTGCGCGGTGTTGAACGCCGCGATCCCCGTGAACGACAGCAGCACCATGATGCCGAGCTTGGCACGGATCGCGGGCCAGTCCGCAACCAGATGCTTCCAGGCAAACGGCAGGATGATCAGGAATGCGAGTCCCCAGCGCAGGAACGACAGCGTCACCGGGGGAATCTGCCCGGCGGCAAGCCGCCCGACGATGGCGTTGCCGGCCCAGCACAGCGCGGTGAAGCTGAGCAGGAGATAGGGCTGGTTGACGAGCCAGTGGCCGGAACGCGCGGCGCGCGAGGCTGGGTCGGAAACGGACATGAAGAAGCTTGCGGGGTCGGACGGTCGTTGGCCGGTTCGAGGCGGTGGCCGGTTCGGAGCGGTGGCCGGTTGGGGCGCCGCGGCCCGGCCCGGCATCCATGGCTGGGCCGGCCGCCCCCACAGACACCGATTTTCGCCGCCCAGCAACGGTCGCGGATGCATCGCGACCATGCATCCGGCGGTTGTATGGGCGGGGTGTCGGCAAAGAGAACGCGATGGCGCTTGATGCCGGGCGATCGCGCCTTGGCGTCGTGCGCTTCAGCCGTTGCCGTGGCGACCGGCCTGCCGCTTCACCATCTGCTCGGCCAGCGCGATCAGCATCCGCTTGCTGCGCTGGTCTTCCAGTTCGCGGAACGCGCGCAGCAGCCGCAGGTCGAGCAGCGCTTCCAATACCGCGCCCGGCCCGCAGGCGTCCTCGACCGGCTCGCTTACGCCGGCGCCGCGCGCAGGATTGGCGGACAGGCCGAGCGTGTCGGCGAGCTGTCGCAGCCGCTCGGCCGCCACCTTGCTCGCGCCTTCGGCGCCGTCAGGCTGCGCCTGCCGGAATGCCGCGCCGAGCACTTCGGCAAGGTCGCTCTGCGACAGCCCCATCGCGAGCCACCGCGCCTTCACCAGCCGATCGATATTCCCCTCGGTCGGGTTGCCTGTCATCGCTGGGTCCCATTGGCGCGATCGGGAAAACGGACCACTTTCGGACGCGACACCTTCTTGAACCCGGCGAACAGGTTCACCAGCGGCTCGGCATCCTTGTAGGCCCGCTGCAGATCCTTCGGGTGGATGAACTCGTCGGCGAACCAGGGATATTTGTGGCCGTCGAAGGATTGCACGGTCCAGTCGATCAACTGCCGCACCCGCGCGATCTTCTTGGCGTCGGGGTGATAGGCGAGCCAGATGTCGAGGTCGAACTGCACGCCGATATCGAGCGGGATCAGCGGATCGCCGAGCGCCGGCACGTAGGTCGGCAGCCAGCCGATGCCGGCGCCCTTGGCGATCGACCACAGATGCGCGGTGGAGACGTTGTTGCGCATCGCGACGAAGCCGACCTGCTCGCGACCCGCATACTTCTCGTACATCTCCTGGGCCTTGGTCTGCTCGGCCTCCTGCATGACGATGCGATGGTTCTGCCTGATGTCGTCGGCGTCCTTCGGCATGCCGTAGATCTCGACATAGGAAGGACTGACGAACGGCATGATGTGCAGCCGGCCGAGCTTGAGCCGCTTCAGGTCGGGCTGCGTCGGTGGCTCGAGCTGGATCGCGAGATCGGCCTCGAGCCGGAGCACGTCGGCCGAGCGCATCTCGCATTTCAGGTCGACGAGAAGGCCCGGATAGGCGCGCTGGAACTCGACCAGCCGCGGCGCCAGCCAGAAGGTGCCGAGCCCCTCTGTGACCGCGATCCTGACCTCGCCGGAAAGTGCAGGCGTCGCCTGGTTGAGCGCGCAGTCGAGCCCGAAGGAGGCCTCCTCCATGCGCTTGGCCGCCTCCAGCACCTGCAACCCCTCGCGGGTCAGGCGGATGCCGTCGACATGGCGCGTCATCAGCGTGGTCTTGTAGGAGCGCTCCAGAAGCGAGATCCTCTTGGAGAGGAAATTGGCGGACATGTTGAGGCGCTCGGCCGCGGCGCGGAAACTGCCGACCCGCGCCACTTCCAGGAATATCCGGACCAGGTCCCAGTCCGCCATTCGACCCGGGGTGTGCGCACCGGTGTGCGCACCCCTGCGCTCAGGTGAGTGCATACAAAACCCCTCGTCCATTCTTTGATCATTCATTGCAGAAATAAGGCGGCTTCACAACCAAGAGACGACGACATGACCGCTCTCGACCTCAGCTTAATACGCAAGACGGCTGGCGGACGGACCTCGCAGGACCGGGCGCCGACCTTCTCCCTCGACCGGATGACCGCGCTGCAGCTCGCCCGGCGCACCCTCATCTTCAACGTCGATTCAGCCAGCATCGGCTCCCTCGTCGATGCCGCGCGCGAGGACATCCCGGGTCTTACGTCGAACGAGATGTTCCAGACGGTGGCCAATCACAACCCCGATACGTTCTGGGCGATCGCCCGGCGCGACCGCTTCAACATCGCAAGCCCGAAGGGCGAGGGCTTCCTTGCGGTGCTGCCGCTCACCCATGAGGGCACGCGGCGGCTGATTGATGGCCGGCTCAACACCAAGAAGCCGGAACTCTGCTATGTCGCGCGCCAGTCGGAACGGCCGGCCGGCATCTATGTCTGGGCGATCCATGCCAAGGGCATGATCGCGGCGGGCATTCCGCTGGTGCTGGAGAAATTCTCTGCTCCCCTCTACCGCGGCGTCAACATCTATTCGCGGCCCGTCACCAAGGGCGGGTTGAGGGTGCTGGAGCCGCTCGGTTTCTCGCCAGGCGCGCATTACGACGGCCTCTACACCCCGAAGCTGCAGATGTTCGACCGCGCCGCCGAGATTCCGCTGCAGCCCGCCGACCACGATCCGGTCACGGTGGAGGTGGTGCGCTCGATGGACGAGATGGCGCGCGTGATCGCGATCCGCGCCGCCATCTACATGGCCGAGCAGCACTGCCCGTTCGAGGAGGAGTTCGACGGCAACGATTTCTCCGCCACGC
This genomic interval from Bradyrhizobium sp. NP1 contains the following:
- a CDS encoding DMT family transporter; amino-acid sequence: MSVSDPASRAARSGHWLVNQPYLLLSFTALCWAGNAIVGRLAAGQIPPVTLSFLRWGLAFLIILPFAWKHLVADWPAIRAKLGIMVLLSFTGIAAFNTAQYLALEYTQALNTLLLQSAAPLIIAVWSLILLGVRLTLAQAFGVVLSMIGVLAILLHGDLTRLRGIEFNRGDVIFVSALVVFGFYSVMTLKRPAIHSLSFVAFTFGCGAACLIPLLIWELLARPVMALNVPNLLSLFYVAVFPSTLAYLCFNRGIQMIGANRAAPFFHVVPVFGSVMAITFLGEHPQAFHVIGFALVLSGVFVASRRPARAG
- a CDS encoding GNAT family N-acetyltransferase, with translation MTALDLSLIRKTAGGRTSQDRAPTFSLDRMTALQLARRTLIFNVDSASIGSLVDAAREDIPGLTSNEMFQTVANHNPDTFWAIARRDRFNIASPKGEGFLAVLPLTHEGTRRLIDGRLNTKKPELCYVARQSERPAGIYVWAIHAKGMIAAGIPLVLEKFSAPLYRGVNIYSRPVTKGGLRVLEPLGFSPGAHYDGLYTPKLQMFDRAAEIPLQPADHDPVTVEVVRSMDEMARVIAIRAAIYMAEQHCPFEEEFDGNDFSATHLICHKDGEPVGCMRIRYFADFAKLERLAVRHEGRGAGLAGRILDAAIDLCRKKGYSVLYAHSQKRFLKVWESRGFKRMGKRELVFSDFDYVEVKLETEKHPQSITLDDDPYVLIRPEGRWDKPGILEKSANRGVCQAAAR
- a CDS encoding LysR family transcriptional regulator gives rise to the protein MHSPERRGAHTGAHTPGRMADWDLVRIFLEVARVGSFRAAAERLNMSANFLSKRISLLERSYKTTLMTRHVDGIRLTREGLQVLEAAKRMEEASFGLDCALNQATPALSGEVRIAVTEGLGTFWLAPRLVEFQRAYPGLLVDLKCEMRSADVLRLEADLAIQLEPPTQPDLKRLKLGRLHIMPFVSPSYVEIYGMPKDADDIRQNHRIVMQEAEQTKAQEMYEKYAGREQVGFVAMRNNVSTAHLWSIAKGAGIGWLPTYVPALGDPLIPLDIGVQFDLDIWLAYHPDAKKIARVRQLIDWTVQSFDGHKYPWFADEFIHPKDLQRAYKDAEPLVNLFAGFKKVSRPKVVRFPDRANGTQR